TAGAAACTGTCACTGATGCTTTTGTCGCTTTAGATGTGAATTGGTGTTATACCTACGTTAACCAAAGGGCAGGACAAATTTTCAATCGTCGTCCTGAAGACTTGATTGGTAAAAATATCTGGGAAGAGTTCCCCGAAGGTGTGGGACAACAGTTTTATTATGCTTATTACCAAGCTGTGGCAGAACAGAAGGTAATTGAGATGGAAGAGTATTATCCACCGTGGGAGCGTTGGTTTGAAAATCGAATTTATCCCAGTCGAGAAGGGTTATCAATTTTCTTTCAAGACATCACGCGCCGCAAATTAGCAGAACTGGCTTTAGAAAACAGTGAAAAACGCTATCGTTCATTGGTAATTGCGACATCTCAAGCAGTTTGGTTAGCTGATGCAAGGGGATTTCCCAAAGAATATTCTTCTTGGGTAACTTTAACCGGGCAAAGTCAGGAAGAAATTGAAAAATGGGGATGGCTGAATGCAATTCATCCTGAAGACCGGGATTTTTCTCAGTTTTTATGGAATCAGGCTAAGGAATGGAAAAGTCCTTATAAGCTGGAACATCGTGTGCGAGTGGCTGATGGTAGCTATCGATTTTTTGCTGTGCGGGGAGTTCCCATATTAGATGGTGATAACGAGATTCAAGAGTGGATAGGGACTCACACTGATATTACAGAGCGCAAACTAGCAGAGGACGCACTGCAACAGGCGAAAGCCGAATTAGAAATTAAAGTGCAGGAACGTACAGCGGAATTACAAAAGCTGAACGAAGAATTGAGGAACTCGAATCAAGAATTAGAACAGTTTGCTTATGTGGCTTCCCATGATTTGCAAGAACCATTACGGGCTGTCACAGGCTATAGCCAACTATTAGTGGAAGAATATCAAGAACGGCTAGATGAGTCTGCCCAAGAATATTTAGATTACATCATTGATGGTGCGAAACGAATGCAGCAGTTGATTCAAGACTTGCTGGCCTATTCTCGTGTAGGGACACGGGGTCGAGAATTTACATCGACTGACTGCAATGCTGTACTTAGTGAAGTTCTGAGTAATTTACAGATGGCGATCGCCGAAAGTCAAGCTATCATCACTCATGACCCATTACCTAACGTACTCGCAGATAAAACTCAGCTAGTACAATTATTTCAAAATTTGATTGGTAACGCTATCAAGTTTCGCCGCAAAGATGTGCCACCACAAATTCATATTAGTGCAGTGAGGCAGGAGGAGAGTATGGGAGTAGGGGAAGAAGATTTTACTCAGCACTATGTTTGGTTGTTCTCAGTCCAAGATAACGGTATTGGCATTAAATCCCAATATCTTGAGCGGATTTTTGAAATTTTCCGTCGCCTACATACCCGTCGAGAATTTCCGGGTACAGGTATTGGTTTGGCTATTTGTAAAAAAATTGTTGAACGCCATAATGGTCGCATCTGGGCTGAATCTCAGCTAAGGGTAGGTACAACTTTTTACTTTACTCTTCATGAATCAGTTACCTGAAAAATTTTGGATAAAGACATGTAATATATGGTTAATAACAGTATCGAAAATGGTCAGGTATGTCGGTGTGTGGAAATTTTGCTAGTTGAAGACTCTCCTAGTGACGCTAACCTCACTATGAAAGGCTTTGTCAATGCCAAAATTGCCAACAACTTGCACTGGGTAGAAGATGGTGAAACAGCAATGAATTATCTCCGCCAGCAAGGAGAGTTCGCTGATGCGCCTCGTCCAGATTTGGTTTTACTCGACTTGAATTTACCAGGGATGGATGGACGGGAAGTCCTGACGGAAGTTAAATCTGACCCCAGCCTAAAACGTATTCCTGTTGTTGTGCTGACTACCTCAACAGATGAACAAGACATACTACGTTCCTATAATCTCCGTGCTAATTGCTATGTCACAAAACCCATTGATATCTACCAGTTTATTGAAGCTGTGCAGTTAATTAAAGATTTTTGGTTAGCAGCGGTCACGCTTCCACCAGATTCATCAATTTAATAATGTCTTTTTCTATTTGTCCAATATGAATTATGATTGAGCATTGTTTTCACAATGAAAAAATCAAATGATTATTGGGCAAGTTTACATAAATATATTTTATGCAAAAAATAATGATTCAAGTTCTCTTGGTAGAAGATAGTCCTAGTGATGCCAAGCTACTGCATCAAATATTTTTACATGCCTATCAACAGGAATTAAAAATACTGCATGTTGAAAGATTGTCTGAAGCAATAGAGTTAAGTTTAGTGAATCAGAAACACTTAAAAGATGGTTGGGAAAGTGCAACTCTCAAACAAGATAAATTTGATGTTGTCTTGTTAGATTTAGGATTACCTGATTCGGTGGGAATAGATACTTTAAAAGAATATCGAGCCGTAGTACCAGATATTCCTGTAGTGGTTTTAACTGGGATTGATGATGAAGAATTAGCTATGCAAGCATTAGCAGAAGGCGCTCAAGATTATTTAGTGAAAGACCAAATTACTATCCAGCGATTAGTACGTGCTATTCGCTATGCAATTGAACGAGAAGAAATTCTGAATAAGTTAAGAGAGAGTGAAGAAATTAGCCGTCAAGCATTAGCTAAAGAACAACAACTCAATGAGCTAAAGTCTAATTTTGTGGCAATGGTTTCTCATGAGTTTCGTAACCCAATGACTACAATTAGGACTGCTATGGATATACTGCAACATCAAAATAATTTGAATGAGGAGCGAAAAAATTTCTATTTTGAACGTGTGCAAGATGCAATTAATCACATGCTTCAGCTACTCGATGAAGTGTTGTTTTTGAGCAGAAGTGAAGCTGCTAAATTAGAATATAAACCTGCACTTTTAGATTTAATTAGTTTTTGTGAAGAAATCACAGATGTTCTGCAAATGAAGGCGGTTGGTCAGCAGAATATTATCTTTAACTATGTAGGAAAATGCAACATTAGCTATATGGATGAGGAATTACTGTATTGTATTTTAACTAATTTAATTTCTAATGCTGTTAAATATTCTCCGCCACAAAGTAATGTCTGGTTTAATTTAGATTGTGGAGAAGATATGGTAGTTTTTCAGGTGCGGGATGAGGGTATTGGTATCCCTGAAAAAGACCAAATAAATCTATTTCAAACTTTTTACAGAGCTAGTAATGCGCGGCGAATTCAAGGAACAGGCTTAGGGCTGGCTATGGTGAAAAAGTGTGTAGATTTACATGGTGGTGAAATTAGTATAGAAAGTAAGCAGAATATGGGAACTACGGTAATAGTAAGACTGCCGTTAAATTATCATGCTGAAAGTAAATAATTGGCTACAAATAAAGTAAAGTAATTAAGGTTATTATTTGTCAGTGTAAAATAATTTATAAATCAAAAAATATTAATAGTTATTAGCTAGAGCTTGATAAATAAGCAGATAAGGTAATTGTAAATATACTCCCTTCACCTAAACGCGATCGCACCGTTACATTTCCATTCATCCCCTCAACTAAAGTTTTCACAATGGATAGTCCTAAACCACAGCCACCAGTGGAACTAGTACGGGCTTCATCTATGCGATAAAATCGCTCAAAAATTCGGGATTGATGTTGTAAAGGAATACCATAACCTCGATCGCAAACTTGAATGATAGCTTGGTCTACTTGTTGATAAAACTTAATAGTTACAGAAGTTGTTGGATCAGAATACTTAAAGGCATTATCGATTAAATTGAGTAAAACTTGTTTGAGGCGATTGTAGTCAGCTTTGGCCTCAATGGGCTGGTTAGTTGATTCTATTGTAATTTGGCGATCGCTATAAGTTTTCGCCATGACCACAATTTCTGAGATTAAATCATTTAACAAACAACGTTCTAGGCGAAATAGCAAATTACCACTATCCGCCCTGGCTAAATCGAGCAAATCTTGTAACAGCCGAATGGTACGTTCAGCTTCAGCTGCGGCTGTGGCTAAAGCTTCTTGTTGAACTTCAGTTAAGTTGTTTTGCCGTCGCAAAACGCTTTGCAAATAGCCATGTACGATGGTTAGGGGTGTACGTAATTCATGAGATACATTACTGACAAATTGTCGCTCTTGCTCCCAAGATTGGAACAGACGCGATAACATCATGTTGTAAGTTTGAGTTAATTCTCTAACTTCGCTGGGTGCTTTATCTAAATAAAGTTGCGCTTGTCCTAAGTCTGCAATAGAAATGACTTCTGTCATTTGACTTAACTGACGTAAGGGTTGCAGGGAACGTTTGATGTAAAATGCGATCGCCACAGAAATAATTGTAATAGTGACAACACTGCCAATCCCCAAACTCTGCACAATCACTAAAAACATACTTTGTTCTTGAGTGACATCCTGGACGACAAATAATGTTCCCACACTCTGACCTTGTAATCTCAAAGTACTACCACACATTACAAAGTAGCTTTTACCCATTTCTTGGGCTATGGGTTTAATTGATGTCTGAGTTAAATCCATCAATTCAGATACTTTTTTTTTGGGTAATTTATTTAAGTTATCTGATTGGGCTATTATTTGATTTTGAGAATTTTTGACCCACAAATATGTATTTGCTGTACTTAAATTATTAATTGCCTTTTGTAGACCATTTTCTTCTGGTAAAACTTCAGTATATAGTTCTACATAATAAGGCAAATGTTGGGTAATTTGTTGAATATTAGTTTTATAACTACTAATTAAAAATTGCTGCATTTTCCAGCTTGTCCAAATAGCTAGGCTACCTAATCCTAAAGCCGAAACCGCAGCAATTCCAATTGTGAGTCGAACGCGTAGTGAAAAAGGATCAATTGTGCGAAAAATTTTCTGAATTTGATTCACTTCGGTGCTTGAGGGGTTGGTGTTGGACAAGTTTTGTTAACATAATCACACTGATAAATATAAGGTTCCTGCCAACTCAAGGGAATTTGTAATAAATCTCTTGTACCTGTTAATCCTTGTCCAATAAACAGTAAAAGAGCAACACAGTTTAATATTGTATGAATTAAGCGCCAGCGATGAGACTTATAAATATCTTGCACAATTGCCAAAGAAAAAACCATCAGTAGTGATGCGGTAATACCAATATAGTAGTGTGACCAGTACCACTCATTAGTCAGGCGATAAACACCATCTTGACAGCCTAGAACTACTAAACCAACACCCGTTAAAGTAGCAAAAATCCCTCGCCATAACTTTTGTTTTGCTTGATAAAGTAACACTAAAGAAGCAATAGTCGCCACAAACATTAATATGATAAAAATTACTTGAAAATTAGCAGTATTCCATAGTTGCTTTTTGATAATATTTTTACCAATTGGATAGGCTAACCCGACTAATGTTAAGCCAACAACGGCACTAGTTAACCAATCACCTAACTGTTTATGTTCTTTACCAACTACAGGTG
This window of the Nostoc sp. HK-01 genome carries:
- a CDS encoding PAS/PAC sensor signal transduction histidine kinase, with translation MNKLSEKFVAGGFSVALLLLCGVGITSFTSFQRLTQEKQWVIHTHQVIEALDYLHLGLSNVENARSNYIFTKKAIYKTVYEQEKQKVTQQIQLIRNLTRNNSQQQAQIQKIETSLIYKFDLLQKSIDIFEKQGLSKAVEIDQTNMAFNIDAQLKNLTQAMESEEKTLLQQRIANTDDSFSQIIFVVALGYGLSFFLIVVVYLLLQEQIRINKVLSAEAILLEQQAAKAKLVNILETVTDAFVALDVNWCYTYVNQRAGQIFNRRPEDLIGKNIWEEFPEGVGQQFYYAYYQAVAEQKVIEMEEYYPPWERWFENRIYPSREGLSIFFQDITRRKLAELALENSEKRYRSLVIATSQAVWLADARGFPKEYSSWVTLTGQSQEEIEKWGWLNAIHPEDRDFSQFLWNQAKEWKSPYKLEHRVRVADGSYRFFAVRGVPILDGDNEIQEWIGTHTDITERKLAEDALQQAKAELEIKVQERTAELQKLNEELRNSNQELEQFAYVASHDLQEPLRAVTGYSQLLVEEYQERLDESAQEYLDYIIDGAKRMQQLIQDLLAYSRVGTRGREFTSTDCNAVLSEVLSNLQMAIAESQAIITHDPLPNVLADKTQLVQLFQNLIGNAIKFRRKDVPPQIHISAVRQEESMGVGEEDFTQHYVWLFSVQDNGIGIKSQYLERIFEIFRRLHTRREFPGTGIGLAICKKIVERHNGRIWAESQLRVGTTFYFTLHESVT
- a CDS encoding two-component response regulator gives rise to the protein MVNNSIENGQVCRCVEILLVEDSPSDANLTMKGFVNAKIANNLHWVEDGETAMNYLRQQGEFADAPRPDLVLLDLNLPGMDGREVLTEVKSDPSLKRIPVVVLTTSTDEQDILRSYNLRANCYVTKPIDIYQFIEAVQLIKDFWLAAVTLPPDSSI
- a CDS encoding response regulator receiver sensor signal transduction histidine kinase: MQKIMIQVLLVEDSPSDAKLLHQIFLHAYQQELKILHVERLSEAIELSLVNQKHLKDGWESATLKQDKFDVVLLDLGLPDSVGIDTLKEYRAVVPDIPVVVLTGIDDEELAMQALAEGAQDYLVKDQITIQRLVRAIRYAIEREEILNKLRESEEISRQALAKEQQLNELKSNFVAMVSHEFRNPMTTIRTAMDILQHQNNLNEERKNFYFERVQDAINHMLQLLDEVLFLSRSEAAKLEYKPALLDLISFCEEITDVLQMKAVGQQNIIFNYVGKCNISYMDEELLYCILTNLISNAVKYSPPQSNVWFNLDCGEDMVVFQVRDEGIGIPEKDQINLFQTFYRASNARRIQGTGLGLAMVKKCVDLHGGEISIESKQNMGTTVIVRLPLNYHAESK
- a CDS encoding two-component sensor histidine kinase, whose translation is MNQIQKIFRTIDPFSLRVRLTIGIAAVSALGLGSLAIWTSWKMQQFLISSYKTNIQQITQHLPYYVELYTEVLPEENGLQKAINNLSTANTYLWVKNSQNQIIAQSDNLNKLPKKKVSELMDLTQTSIKPIAQEMGKSYFVMCGSTLRLQGQSVGTLFVVQDVTQEQSMFLVIVQSLGIGSVVTITIISVAIAFYIKRSLQPLRQLSQMTEVISIADLGQAQLYLDKAPSEVRELTQTYNMMLSRLFQSWEQERQFVSNVSHELRTPLTIVHGYLQSVLRRQNNLTEVQQEALATAAAEAERTIRLLQDLLDLARADSGNLLFRLERCLLNDLISEIVVMAKTYSDRQITIESTNQPIEAKADYNRLKQVLLNLIDNAFKYSDPTTSVTIKFYQQVDQAIIQVCDRGYGIPLQHQSRIFERFYRIDEARTSSTGGCGLGLSIVKTLVEGMNGNVTVRSRLGEGSIFTITLSAYLSSSS